The window GTCGTAGGCGTCCGGGGTGAAGGCCGCGCGCAGCACCGCGATCGACCGCAGGATCCGCTCGCCGACGCTCTCGTCCGGGACGTCCGGGAAGGGGACGATCGCCAGCCGCACCCGCGGGTCGACCGGCCGGAAGAACCCGGCGTCGCCGCCGCGGCCGAGCGTCCACACCGTGACGTCCTCGCCGAGCGCGGCCAGGGCCTCGGCCAGGGCGAGCGTGTGCACGACCCCGCCGCGCGGTTTGGTCGAGTAACTCAGCAGGGCGATGCGCATCAGGCCTCCCGGTAGACCTCGGGCTTGCGTTCGCCGAGGTGGTGCAGCACGCGGCGGGCGTTGGCCAGCTCCTGTTCGACGTCCAGTTCGGCGACCGCGATCCCGGCCTTGGACCAGGTCCGGGCGAGGATCTCGCCGCCCGGCCCGACGACCTTGGCCTGGCCGAGGAACCGCATCCCGCCCATCGCGCCGGTCTGGTTGGACGAGACGAGCACGACCTGGTTCTCCGCCGCCCGCGCCTGGTCGTAGAGGTCGAACAGCCGCGACTGCCGGTCCTGCGCCATCCGTGGCGCGCGGTTGGTGATGCTGGTCGGCCACGCGCTCAGGCAGGCGACGATGTCCGCGCCGTCGACCGCCAGCGACCGAGCCGCTTCGGGGAACGTCTTGTCGTAGTCGATCAGCATGCCCAGCCGCCCGACCGGCGTGTCGAACGCCGCGAACTCGTCACCCGGCTCGTAGGCGAGGCTCTCCCCCGGCGGTTGGTGGACCTTGCGGTGCCGGCCGAGGACGCCGTCGCCGGTCACGCACACCGCGGAGTTGTAGCGGCGCGGCCCGTCGGCCTCGCAGTAGCCGACGCAGACGACCATCTCTGCGGCGAGCGCCTGGACGGTCTTCAGCTCCGGGCCGTCGGGGTCGAGGGCCGGCGGGAGCGCTTCCGGGTCCGGGTGGCGCAGGTCGGCGAGGTAGCCGCCGAGTGCCGCGTCCGGCAGCACCAGCAACGCCACTCCGGACGCGCGTGCGTGGTCGATCAGCGTCGCGATGCGCTGCAGGTCGAAGTCGAGGTCGCGGCCGAAGTGCGCGGCGACGGCGGCGAGCCGGATCTGCCCCATTCACGGGACACTAACGGGGTAGGCGTCGGGCCGTCTGTCCGCCAGGTGTCCCATCGACCGGCGGGCGGTGGCCAGCGCCGCCTGGACGTCGATTTCGGCGATCGCCATCCCCTCGGCGACGCCGGTGTCGGCGACGATCTCGCCGCCCGGGTCGACGATCTTCGCGCCGGCGACGAACCGGAGGTCGCCGAAGGTGCCGGACTGGTTGGCCGAGAGCCAGACGATCTGGTTCTCCAGCGCGCGGGCCCGGTCGAACAGGTCGAACCGCCGCTTCCAGCGGTCCTGCACGAGGTCGGCGGCCGGGTTGGTCCGGCTGCCGGGCCACGCGGACATGCAGACGACGATCTCGGCGCCGTCGAGCGCGAGCGCCCGCGCGGATTCGGGGAACGCCTTGTCGTAGCAGATCATCATGCCCAGGCGCCCGACCGGCGTGTCGAACGCGGCGAACCCGCGGCCGGCGCCGTAGCTGGCGTTCTCGGAGAGGGGCTGGTGGACCTTGCGGTGGTTGCCGAGGACGCCGTCGCCGGTGACGCAGACCGCGGAGTTGTAGCGGCGGCCGTCGGCGAGTTCGCAGTACCCCGCCGTGACGACGAGGTCGCCCGCCAGCGTGGCCAGCCGCGTCAGCTCGGGACCGTCGAGGGCCAGCGCGGGCGGTCCTTCGGCGCCGCCGTCGAGGTTGGCGAGGTAGCCGCCGAGGCTCGCTTCCGGCAGCGCGAGCAGCCGCACGCCCTCGGTCTTCGCCTCGCCGATCAGCTTCTCGATGCGGGCGAAGTCGCCTTCGAGGTCGCGGTCGAACGGCGCGGCGACCGCGGCCATCCTGAGTGTCGTCATGAAGTCCCCAATCCGGTGACGCCGCCGTCGATGGCGGGCGTCAGTTCGCCGTCGGGCCAGCGCAGCGTGACGCGGGTGCCCGCGACCAGTTCGCCGCAGTCCGCGGTGACCGCCGGGCCCGCGGGCGCGGGCGTGCCGGTGGTGAGCATCGCGAAGCCGGGGAAGCAGGTGAGCCAGTCCCCCGTGGACGCTCCCCGTGGCCGTGGCACCTTCTCGACGTCCAGCACCGCACCGCAGCCGGACGCCTCGGCGAGCATGCCGAGGGTGCCCGCGATCCCGGCCATCGAGACGTCCTTGGCCGCGGCCGGTCTGGCCTTCGCGACCGAGCCGAGCAGTTCGCGCAGCTCGGGCGTGCGGCGGAAGCTCGTCGAATCCCACTGGCGGCCGGTGTAGCCGGGCCGCCAGCCGCCGTCGAGGTCGGCGGTGAGCCAGACGCGCTGCCCGGGTTTCCCGCCGCCGCCGGGCACCGGGTCGGTGGTCCGGCCCAACGCCGTCACCGACAGCGAAGCCGGGACGCCGAACTGGGTGTGGCCGCCGAGCACCGGCACGCCGTACGCCTCGCTCGCCTTCCGCAGTCCACTGAGGACACGGGCGGCGAAGGACGCGTCGCGGGCGCCGAGCGCGTCGAGCAGCCCGGTCGGGGTGGCGCCCATCGCGGCCAGGTCGTTGAGGTTGACCAATACCGAGCACCAGCCCGCCCATTCCGGGTCACGCTCGACCATCGACGGGATGATCGCGTCGCAGGCCGCGACGACGTCGGTCCCGGGCAGCGGGACGCCGTCGTCGCCGACGAAGCCCGGCACGCCGGTGATCCCGCGCAGCAGCGGGCCGAGCGCGGCCTTCGTCGAGCGGGCCAGCGCGGCGATCCGGCCGATCGGCCACCGCATCAGCACGTGGCCGTGACCGGCGACGGTCACCGGCCGCACGCGCTGCCAGCCGAGCCGGGTGAACAGCCGCTCGGTGCGGGTCTGCACGGTCGCCTCGAACCGCAGCGCGCCCTCGGTCTCGGCCCGCGCGCAAGCCGCGCGCACCAGGGCCGAGCCGATCCCGGCCGGTGACCCGGGGGCGACGACCAGCCGTCCGCCCTTCCACCAGCCGAGGTCCGGGCCGTCGGTCGCCGGGCCGAGCCGGACGCCGCCGAGCACTTCTCCCGCCGCGTCCCGCGCCACCAGGACGAGGGTGCGGGGGTCGGTGTCGTGGTCGTCGAGGTCGTGCCCGGCGAAGAGTCCTTGCCGCGCCACGAAAGCTTCGTGCCGCAACGCACGGTACGCCGTCAGTCCACTGTGGTCGGCCTCGGTGATGTGGAACGCCGGGCGCGCCGCGACGCTGCGGACGTCACCCAGCAACGCGAGGATGTCGTCGTCCACGTCAGCCCCCCGCCGCGCTGAGCAGGCCGCAGGCGCCACACGCGGCACAGCCCGCGCCCTGGTCGGCCCCGGCCATCCCGGCCGCCCGCAGCAGCTTGGCGATGCGGCTCGTGACGTCGGCGACCAACGCGGGCGACGGTGCTTTCGCACCATCCCGCCGGGCGAGCGTGCCGAGCATCGGCCGCATCGGCACGGCGAACGGGTAGACGCCCATGTCGATCAAGCGCCCAGCACCCTCCACAAGGGAGTCCGGGTCCTCGCCGAGACCGATCAGCAAATACGTCGAGACGCGGTTGCGGCCGAACACCCGGACCGCCTCCGCCCACGCGGCCTCGTACTCCGCCATGGACACGGTCGACTTGCCGGGCATCCAGCGCCGCCGGACGTCGTCGTCGAGGGACTCGACGTGGATGCCGATCGACGTCGCCCCGGCGTCACGCAGGTCGGTGAGCACGCCGAGGTCGCCCGGGGGCTCGATCTGCACCTGGATCGGCAGGCCCGGCACGGCGTCGAGCACCGCCCGGACGCACCGCACCAGGTGCCGGGCGCCGCGGTCGGGCCCGGACGTCGTGCCGGTGGTCATCACCATCTGCCGGACGCCGTCGAGGCGCACGGCCGCCTCGGCGACCTCCGCGAGCTGCGCGGGTGTCTTCGCGGCCACAGTGGACCCCGCCCGCAACGACTCCTCGATCGTGCAGAACCGACACCGCTGGTCCTCGGCGTACCGGATGCACGTCTGCACGACCGTCGTCGCGAGAACGTCCTGCCCGTGCAGCAGGGCGATCTTCCGGTACGGCACACCGTCCGCAGTGGACAGATCGTAAAACCGCGGCCGGGCGACCGGGGCCACGCTCAAGCCCAGGTCGATGGTCTCGCGGAAGATGCGCCCGTCCCGGACCGCGTACGGGCTTTCGGCGTTCAGCGGCAGCGTGGCGTTGGCACCGTCGACCACCAGGTGGCCGTCGTCGCTCGGCCCGGCGCCCTTGCTGCGCTGGACGGGTGCGTCCATTCGCACTCCGCGGACGGCGATGTCGGCGCGGGTCTCCAGATCTTCTTCGATGCCAACGCGCACGGACCGCTCCCTAGAACATGTAGGTGGAGTTGATGATCGCGCCCTTGCGCGCGTAGTGGATCAGCGCGTCCTGCACGTCCAGGGGATGCGTCGGGATGACGCCCTCGATGAGGTCCTCCTCGCGGGCGCCGTGCAGCGACAGGCCGAAGCGGCAGCAGTAGGCCTTGCCGCCCTCGCTGATGAACGTCTTGAGCTGGTCGTTGATGTTCAGCTCGCCCGGGAACGCGGCGTTGCCCGTGGTCGGGAAACCGCGCGTGGCCAGGCAGTTCAGCGAACCCGGGCCGTAGAAGTAGATCGCGGCTTCGAAGCCCTTCCGCAGCGCGCGGGTCGCCTGCAGGATCGCGACGAAGCTCACCGACGACTCGTGCGCGATGCCGTGCACCAGGGTGAAGTAGCTCTGGCCGGGTTCGGCCTGGTAGTCCGGGAAGACCTTGGTCCCGCCGTACAGGTTCGAGCCCTGCGGCAGCGACGGGTGCGGGATCTCGTCGAGGCTGGTCTTCTCGGTGTCGGTCAGCTCTGCCATGGGTCTATTTCCCTTTCTTCGGTCCGTACAGCACGTCGAACGTGCCGCGGAAAACCAGGTCGGCGAGCTCGCCGTCGCCGGCCGCGGCGGCCAGCTTGGCGAGTTCGCCCTCGTGATCGCCCCACGGCTCGTCGGAGGCGAACAGCACGCGGTCGTGGCCGAGGCCCCGGCGTGAGATCTCCTCGACGAGCCAGCGAGGGGTGAAGCCGATCGCCCAGGACAGGTCCGTGTAGACCTGTTTCCCGGCGGCGATCCAGTCGAAGAAGCGGCCGCCGACGAGCTTGATGTGCCCGCTCATCCCGCCGCCGAAGTGGACGAGGTGCAGCTTGACGTCGTCGGCGTAGGCGTCGACGAGCTTGCCGACCTCGTCGATGTCCGACGCCGCACCGGGCGAGGTGTGGACGTGCACGACGAGGTCGTGGTCCCGGGCGGTGGCGAAGATCCGGTCGAGCTGCGGCTTGCACGCGGGGTCGGATGCCTTGCCGCCCAGCAGGAAGCTGAGCTTCAGCGCTCGCACGCCTTCCTCGCCCGCCAGCTTCAACGCGTCTTCGGTGCGGCCGGCGTCTTCGGCGCGCGGCGACACCCACAGCGCGGCGCTGATCCGGTCGTCCTTGCCCGCCGCCTCGACGCACAGCTCGTTGAAGGAGAACGCGATCGCCGGGTCGGGAATGCCGTAGTTCGGGATCACCAAGGCGCGTTCGGTGCCTTCACGGTCCAAATCGGACAGCAGCTCGCCGATCGTCGCGCGGCTGCCGATCGCGGGCGCGACCGGCGGGCCGCCGTAGAACGGGTATGCCGGGAGGACGCCCAGGTGCCGGTGGGCGTCGTTCGTCCACTTCATC of the Amycolatopsis sp. NBC_01488 genome contains:
- a CDS encoding MSMEG_0572/Sll0783 family nitrogen starvation response protein, with amino-acid sequence MAELTDTEKTSLDEIPHPSLPQGSNLYGGTKVFPDYQAEPGQSYFTLVHGIAHESSVSFVAILQATRALRKGFEAAIYFYGPGSLNCLATRGFPTTGNAAFPGELNINDQLKTFISEGGKAYCCRFGLSLHGAREEDLIEGVIPTHPLDVQDALIHYARKGAIINSTYMF
- a CDS encoding amidohydrolase family protein, with amino-acid sequence MKWTNDAHRHLGVLPAYPFYGGPPVAPAIGSRATIGELLSDLDREGTERALVIPNYGIPDPAIAFSFNELCVEAAGKDDRISAALWVSPRAEDAGRTEDALKLAGEEGVRALKLSFLLGGKASDPACKPQLDRIFATARDHDLVVHVHTSPGAASDIDEVGKLVDAYADDVKLHLVHFGGGMSGHIKLVGGRFFDWIAAGKQVYTDLSWAIGFTPRWLVEEISRRGLGHDRVLFASDEPWGDHEGELAKLAAAAGDGELADLVFRGTFDVLYGPKKGK
- a CDS encoding carbon-nitrogen hydrolase family protein; the encoded protein is MGQIRLAAVAAHFGRDLDFDLQRIATLIDHARASGVALLVLPDAALGGYLADLRHPDPEALPPALDPDGPELKTVQALAAEMVVCVGYCEADGPRRYNSAVCVTGDGVLGRHRKVHQPPGESLAYEPGDEFAAFDTPVGRLGMLIDYDKTFPEAARSLAVDGADIVACLSAWPTSITNRAPRMAQDRQSRLFDLYDQARAAENQVVLVSSNQTGAMGGMRFLGQAKVVGPGGEILARTWSKAGIAVAELDVEQELANARRVLHHLGERKPEVYREA
- a CDS encoding MSMEG_0568 family radical SAM protein; the protein is MRVGIEEDLETRADIAVRGVRMDAPVQRSKGAGPSDDGHLVVDGANATLPLNAESPYAVRDGRIFRETIDLGLSVAPVARPRFYDLSTADGVPYRKIALLHGQDVLATTVVQTCIRYAEDQRCRFCTIEESLRAGSTVAAKTPAQLAEVAEAAVRLDGVRQMVMTTGTTSGPDRGARHLVRCVRAVLDAVPGLPIQVQIEPPGDLGVLTDLRDAGATSIGIHVESLDDDVRRRWMPGKSTVSMAEYEAAWAEAVRVFGRNRVSTYLLIGLGEDPDSLVEGAGRLIDMGVYPFAVPMRPMLGTLARRDGAKAPSPALVADVTSRIAKLLRAAGMAGADQGAGCAACGACGLLSAAGG
- a CDS encoding MSMEG_0567/sll0787 family protein; amino-acid sequence: MDDDILALLGDVRSVAARPAFHITEADHSGLTAYRALRHEAFVARQGLFAGHDLDDHDTDPRTLVLVARDAAGEVLGGVRLGPATDGPDLGWWKGGRLVVAPGSPAGIGSALVRAACARAETEGALRFEATVQTRTERLFTRLGWQRVRPVTVAGHGHVLMRWPIGRIAALARSTKAALGPLLRGITGVPGFVGDDGVPLPGTDVVAACDAIIPSMVERDPEWAGWCSVLVNLNDLAAMGATPTGLLDALGARDASFAARVLSGLRKASEAYGVPVLGGHTQFGVPASLSVTALGRTTDPVPGGGGKPGQRVWLTADLDGGWRPGYTGRQWDSTSFRRTPELRELLGSVAKARPAAAKDVSMAGIAGTLGMLAEASGCGAVLDVEKVPRPRGASTGDWLTCFPGFAMLTTGTPAPAGPAVTADCGELVAGTRVTLRWPDGELTPAIDGGVTGLGTS
- a CDS encoding carbon-nitrogen hydrolase family protein; protein product: MTTLRMAAVAAPFDRDLEGDFARIEKLIGEAKTEGVRLLALPEASLGGYLANLDGGAEGPPALALDGPELTRLATLAGDLVVTAGYCELADGRRYNSAVCVTGDGVLGNHRKVHQPLSENASYGAGRGFAAFDTPVGRLGMMICYDKAFPESARALALDGAEIVVCMSAWPGSRTNPAADLVQDRWKRRFDLFDRARALENQIVWLSANQSGTFGDLRFVAGAKIVDPGGEIVADTGVAEGMAIAEIDVQAALATARRSMGHLADRRPDAYPVSVP